Proteins from a genomic interval of Thunnus maccoyii chromosome 1, fThuMac1.1, whole genome shotgun sequence:
- the LOC121896821 gene encoding uncharacterized protein LOC121896821, translating to EVEEEDEDEDEDEEDEVNKEDKDDSCSEESSVQKQQKLAWTPCFFLRTDKEVYYYVGHKIVIEEGLDSYAGMIWPAALALCHYLDTHREQLSLVDKAVLEIGAGTGLLSVVAALLGAWVTATDLPEVLSKLRVNLSRNTRGYCRHTPQVAALSWGPDLERTYPTSVYRYDYVLAADVVYHHDFLDELLVTMKHFCKPGTTLIWANKVRYETDLKFTEDFQEAFHTSLLAEDGEMKIFMATSREEKQEGDAGLEIKDLLREKERAEGSLEDGECCSEKKEDEKLTIGDREQCEVYERDQPENIDSSCCTTSSDEDFTEDIKQTAVHSSFDKNIYHYAGREIVIYESIDSSGAVMRPAASALCSFLRKNRQRVNLQGKKVLELGAGTGLVTIVASLLGASVTATDLPQLLGNLRSNVVRNTRGRCRHTPKVEALSWRDDLEQTHPTSVYRYDYVLAADVVYRHDFLDELLATMKHFCQPGTTLIWANRVRFESDLTFTDNFKNTFNTSLLAEVGEMKIFMATCRE from the exons gaggtggaggaggaggacgaggatgAGGACGAGGACGAGGAGGACGAGGTCAACAAGGAGGATAAAG ATGATTCATGCAGTGAGGAATCATCTGTCCAGAAGCAGCAAAAACTAGCCTGGACTCCGTGTTTCTTCCTCAGGACAGATAAAGAGGTGTACTATTATGTCGGGCATAAAATCGTCATTGAGGAGGGTCTTGACTCCTATGCAGGCATGATATGGCCAGCG GCTCTGGCTCTCTGTCACTACCTGGACACTCATCGTGAACAGCTGAGTCTTGTGGACAAAGCGGTCCTGGAGATTGGGGCAGGAACTGGCCTCCTGTCTGTTGTGGCAGCTCTACTCG GTGCCTGGGTGACAGCCACAGACCTTCCAGAGGTTCTGAGCAAACTGAGAGTCAACCTGTCCAGGAACACCAGGGGCTACTGCAGACACACACCCCAGGTGGCAGCTCTGTCCTGGGGCCCTGACCTGGAGCGCACCTACCCTACATCTGTCTACCGGTACGACTACGTGCTGGCGGCTGATGTTGTCTACCATCACGACTTCCTGGATGAGCTTCTGGTCACCATGAAGCATTTCTGCAAACCAGGAACGACTCTGATCTGGGCCAACAAGGTCAGATATGAGACTGATCTGAAGTTCACAGAGGACTTTCAAGAGGCCTTTCACACGAGCTTGCTGGCTGAAGATGGGGAAATGAAGATCTTCATGGCGACTTCTAGAGAAGAAAAGCAAGAAGGTGATGCAGGGCTGGAAATCAAGGATCTgctgagagagaaggagagagcagagggTTCTCTAGAGGATGGAGAATGTTGCtctgaaaaaaaggaagatgaaaAACTAACTATTGGCGACAGAGAACAATGTGAAGTATATGAGAGGGATCAACCAGAGAACATTGATTCAAGTTGTTGCACCACAAGCAGTGATGAAGACTTTACAG AAGACATCAAACAAACAGCTGTACATAGCAGCTTTGATAAAAATATCTACCATTACGCAGGGCGGGAAATAGTCATTTATGAGTCCATAGACTCTTCTGGAGCCGTGATGCGGCCAGCA GCGTCGGCTTTGTGCTCCTTCCTCCGCAAAAACAGGCAGAGGGTGAACCTGCAGGGGAAGAAGGTGCTGGAGCTTGGAGCAGGAACAGGACTGGTTACCATTGTGGCCAGTCTACTGG GAGCGTCCGTCACAGCTACAGACCTGCCTCAGCTGCTGGGTAACCTCAGGTCCAATGTGGTGAGGAACACCAGGGGGCGGTGCAGGCACACACCCAAGGTGGAAGCTCTGTCCTGGCGCGACGACCTGGAACAGACCCATCCTACATCTGTTTACAGGTACGACTATGTTCTGGCAGCAGATGTGGTCTACCGTCACGACTTCCTGGATGAGCTTCTGGCCACCATGAAGCATTTCTGTCAACCGGGAACGACTCTGATCTGGGCCAACCGCGTCAGATTTGAGTCTGATCTGACTTTCACTGACAACTTTAAAAATACCTTTAACACAAGTTTGCTTGCTGAGGTTGGGGAGATGAAGATCTTCATGGCAACGTGCAGAGAGTAA